A single Symbiobacterium thermophilum IAM 14863 DNA region contains:
- the hflX gene encoding GTPase HflX gives MNETELRNRQATAFLVGLELPSAYRDGWSAAESLDELERLVDTAGATVVGREVQSRPAPDVATYIGRGKAEEIELLRRELDFDFVIFDDELTPVQQRNLEKIIECQVLDRTAVILDIFALRARTREAKLQVELAQLGYRLPRLTGKGVELSRQAGSAGTVFNRGPGETKLEVDRRRIRDRMAALRRELEEIKAHRERLRAERRESAVPVVALTGYTNAGKSTLHRVLAGSDVLAEDRLFATLDATTRRVQPAEGEPYLLVDTVGFIHNLPHHLVAAFRSTLEEVNQADLLLHVVDASHPKRAEQMATVHRVLEELGAGDKPTLVVYNKIDRVDPAELDHLMRQTPGAVAVAAALGRNLDRLQAAIQQALHERREVLEVVIPYARSAWLSWVHERGRVLTEEHREDGTYVTVELERGLAARLRAALDE, from the coding sequence ATGAACGAAACGGAACTGCGCAACCGACAGGCCACGGCCTTCTTGGTGGGGCTGGAGCTGCCGTCGGCTTACCGGGACGGGTGGAGCGCCGCCGAGTCCCTGGATGAGCTGGAACGGCTGGTCGACACGGCCGGCGCGACGGTGGTCGGCCGGGAGGTGCAGAGCCGGCCCGCGCCCGACGTGGCCACCTACATCGGACGGGGCAAGGCCGAGGAGATCGAGCTTCTGCGGCGGGAACTGGACTTCGACTTCGTCATCTTCGACGACGAGCTCACCCCGGTGCAGCAGCGCAACCTGGAGAAGATCATCGAGTGCCAGGTGCTGGACCGCACCGCGGTGATCCTGGACATCTTCGCGCTCCGCGCCCGGACCCGCGAGGCCAAGCTCCAGGTGGAGCTGGCGCAGCTGGGCTACCGGCTGCCGCGCCTCACCGGCAAGGGCGTCGAGCTGTCCCGGCAGGCGGGCTCCGCGGGGACCGTCTTCAACCGCGGCCCCGGCGAGACCAAGCTGGAGGTCGACCGGCGGCGCATCCGGGACCGGATGGCGGCGCTCCGGCGGGAGCTGGAGGAGATCAAGGCGCACCGGGAGCGGCTGCGGGCCGAACGCAGGGAGTCGGCGGTGCCGGTGGTGGCGCTCACCGGTTACACGAACGCCGGCAAGTCGACCCTGCACCGGGTCCTCGCGGGCTCCGACGTGCTGGCGGAGGACCGGCTGTTCGCCACCCTGGACGCCACGACGCGCCGGGTGCAGCCGGCCGAAGGCGAGCCCTACCTGCTGGTGGACACCGTCGGCTTCATCCACAACCTCCCGCACCACCTGGTGGCGGCCTTCCGCTCCACCCTGGAAGAGGTGAACCAGGCGGACCTGCTGCTGCACGTCGTCGACGCCTCCCACCCCAAGCGGGCCGAACAGATGGCCACCGTGCACCGGGTGCTGGAGGAGCTGGGGGCGGGCGACAAGCCGACCCTCGTGGTCTACAATAAGATCGACCGGGTCGACCCGGCCGAGCTGGACCACCTGATGCGCCAGACCCCCGGTGCCGTGGCCGTGGCCGCGGCGCTGGGCCGGAACCTGGACAGACTGCAGGCGGCGATCCAGCAGGCCCTGCATGAGCGGCGGGAAGTGCTGGAGGTCGTCATCCCCTACGCCCGGTCCGCCTGGCTGTCGTGGGTGCACGAGCGGGGACGGGTGCTGACCGAGGAGCACCGGGAGGACGGAACCTACGTCACGGTGGAGTTGGAGAGGGGGCTCGCGGCCCGGCTGCGGGCGGCCCTGGACGAGTAG
- a CDS encoding ECF transporter S component, with the protein MNRRPHQITLSAVFLALALILPFFTGQIPQFGQMLLPMHLPVLICGFVCGWREGLLVGFLAPLLRSAAFGMPPLYPTAVAMAFELATYGTVTGLLQARLPRSTASLLASLVAAMLAGRIAWAAATFALTGALTLELFLAAAFLNAWPGIVLQLLLVPPVVAGIARLVQEEPAMRGSPRR; encoded by the coding sequence ATGAACCGGCGTCCGCACCAGATCACGCTCTCCGCCGTATTCCTGGCCCTGGCGCTGATCCTGCCCTTCTTCACCGGCCAGATCCCCCAGTTTGGGCAGATGCTCCTGCCCATGCACCTCCCGGTCCTGATCTGCGGCTTCGTCTGCGGCTGGCGCGAGGGGCTGCTGGTGGGCTTCCTGGCCCCGCTGCTGCGCAGCGCGGCCTTCGGCATGCCGCCGCTGTACCCCACCGCCGTGGCAATGGCCTTCGAGCTCGCGACCTACGGGACGGTGACGGGGCTCCTGCAGGCGCGCCTTCCCCGCAGCACGGCCTCGCTGCTGGCGTCCCTGGTGGCCGCGATGCTCGCGGGGCGGATCGCCTGGGCGGCCGCGACCTTCGCGCTGACCGGGGCGCTCACGCTGGAGCTCTTCCTTGCGGCCGCCTTCCTCAACGCCTGGCCGGGGATCGTGCTGCAGCTCCTCCTGGTGCCGCCGGTCGTGGCGGGCATCGCGCGCCTGGTGCAGGAGGAGCCGGCCATGCGGGGTTCCCCCCGCAGATGA
- a CDS encoding alpha/beta hydrolase, translating to MPLAREAEAFLKQLAEAGGPALNELSPADARKMTEQMAAFGGDAEPVAGVVDRTVPGPAGKIPVRIYTPAGEGPFPVLLYFHGGGWVLGSPDTVHATCALLANRAGAVVVSVDYRLAPEHKFPAAAEDCYAATVWVAENARTIGGDPRRIAVAGDSAGGNLAAVVSLMARDKGYPDLAYQVLIYPVTDHNFDTPSYRENGNDYFLTTAMMQWFWDHYIRSEADGRDWRASPLQAADVSGLPPAFVITAEYDPLRDEGEAYARKLIEAGSAVTVKRYLGQIHGFCTLLGAMPAGRQALEDAAAHLRLAFAARE from the coding sequence ATGCCGCTGGCCAGAGAAGCGGAGGCCTTCCTGAAGCAGCTCGCCGAAGCCGGTGGCCCGGCGCTCAACGAGCTGTCCCCCGCGGATGCCCGGAAGATGACCGAGCAGATGGCGGCGTTCGGCGGCGATGCCGAGCCGGTGGCCGGTGTGGTGGACCGGACCGTGCCGGGGCCCGCAGGGAAGATTCCCGTCCGCATTTACACGCCGGCGGGGGAGGGGCCGTTCCCGGTGCTGCTCTACTTCCACGGGGGCGGCTGGGTGCTCGGCAGCCCCGACACCGTGCACGCCACCTGCGCCCTGCTGGCCAACAGGGCCGGGGCCGTGGTGGTGTCGGTGGACTACCGGCTGGCGCCGGAGCACAAGTTCCCGGCGGCGGCGGAGGACTGCTACGCCGCGACCGTGTGGGTGGCCGAGAATGCCCGGACCATCGGCGGCGACCCGCGGCGCATCGCGGTGGCCGGTGACAGCGCCGGCGGCAACCTGGCGGCGGTGGTCTCACTCATGGCCCGGGACAAGGGCTATCCGGACCTGGCCTACCAGGTGCTAATCTACCCGGTGACCGATCACAACTTCGATACCCCGTCCTACCGGGAAAACGGGAACGACTACTTCCTGACCACGGCCATGATGCAGTGGTTCTGGGACCATTACATCCGGAGCGAGGCGGATGGCAGGGACTGGCGGGCCTCGCCCCTGCAGGCGGCCGACGTGTCCGGCCTGCCCCCGGCCTTCGTGATCACCGCCGAGTACGACCCGCTGCGGGACGAGGGGGAGGCGTACGCCCGCAAGCTGATCGAGGCCGGCAGCGCCGTCACCGTCAAGCGGTACCTCGGCCAGATCCACGGCTTCTGCACGCTGCTGGGCGCCATGCCCGCCGGCAGGCAGGCCTTGGAGGATGCGGCGGCCCACCTCCGCCTGGCCTTCGCCGCCCGTGAGTAG
- a CDS encoding histidine phosphatase family protein, which yields MKTYIALVRHGVTDWNYDGRAQGQVDIPLNAEGERQAGAVAARLATERWDAVYSSDLARARATAEAICRLTGHALITDERLRERSMGPAEGMTAVEREALWPGVALSDIPGVESDAALGLRAEAVLTEIARRHPGQRIVVVSHGALLNRFLQQTVGTKPVNFRNTGISPVVWDGQGFRPAGQHDYRHLLVDGVEYDGVRTRLAHHVQREGLPGVALPPEKAALMVRNASAVDAAWVDDRLVGYVRAFTDRVRYGYIDLLYTAPGYERVGAVLQRRIAERYPEVRFELIAGGAGETGEATGA from the coding sequence GTGAAGACCTACATCGCCCTTGTGCGCCACGGTGTGACCGACTGGAACTACGACGGCCGCGCCCAGGGACAGGTGGATATTCCCCTGAACGCCGAGGGGGAGCGACAGGCCGGGGCGGTCGCTGCGCGGCTGGCGACGGAGCGCTGGGACGCCGTGTACAGCAGCGACCTGGCCCGCGCCCGTGCCACGGCCGAGGCCATCTGCCGCCTGACCGGCCATGCCCTGATCACGGACGAACGGCTCCGGGAGCGAAGCATGGGCCCGGCGGAAGGCATGACCGCCGTCGAGCGGGAGGCCCTGTGGCCCGGGGTGGCCCTGAGCGACATCCCCGGCGTCGAGTCCGACGCAGCGCTGGGCCTGCGGGCGGAAGCCGTTCTCACGGAAATCGCCCGCCGCCACCCCGGCCAGCGGATCGTCGTCGTCTCCCACGGGGCCCTGCTCAACCGCTTCCTGCAGCAGACGGTGGGAACGAAGCCGGTGAACTTCCGCAACACCGGCATCAGCCCGGTGGTCTGGGACGGCCAGGGGTTCCGGCCCGCGGGGCAGCACGACTACCGGCACCTCCTGGTCGACGGGGTGGAGTACGACGGCGTCCGGACCCGCCTGGCCCACCACGTCCAGCGGGAAGGGCTGCCCGGCGTGGCGCTGCCGCCGGAGAAGGCGGCGCTCATGGTGCGCAACGCCTCGGCCGTCGACGCCGCCTGGGTGGACGACCGGCTGGTGGGCTACGTCCGCGCCTTCACCGACCGGGTCCGGTACGGCTACATCGACCTCCTCTACACCGCCCCCGGCTACGAACGGGTGGGGGCGGTGCTGCAACGGCGGATCGCGGAGCGGTATCCCGAGGTCCGGTTCGAGCTGATCGCCGGCGGGGCCGGCGAGACGGGCGAGGCCACCGGCGCCTGA
- a CDS encoding PBP1A family penicillin-binding protein: MPRASNARQRRPRKTRLWLRRAVQGVTLLVAAWLLYCAGSAVYLFSSLPAAGLHPGRPSMVYAFDGSEIGPLTGDVYRVPVDLGELPEYLPRAFVASEDRRFYQHPGVDLRGIARALLTNLRARSIIEGGSTITQQVVKNTFLTPRQTLTRKVQEAVLALLLETRYEKDEILSLYLNQLYMGHGTYGVGAAAQIYFNKDARDLTLGEAATLAGIAPAPESFSPLRDPEAARERRDLVLDRMVAAGYLTPEEADAEKARPLNVVQGELELNNPFPWYMDEVRAELLERYGLDPQVVALMGLEIHTGLDPAMQQAAEERLAARIFPAHTPDGVEAAFAAVDPRSGEVRALVGGREYPPGGGLNRATRGRISPGSTLKPVLVYAPAIEYEGLTPDSIVVDEPLDINGWQPQNWDFRFRGEVTLREAARLSLNIPAVQLLDRVGVERAKAFAERLGIRFAEADRDLTLALGAMADGVSPLEMAGAYQAFANGGTYREPHTITRVMATGAELKGRSAAVRRAMRPETAHAVTDILQTVVTQGTGTGALIGRPMAGKTGSVELPPDPAFEGLSGNSAAWFVGYTPDVVACVWVGYDRVDPEHYLPPDVNGSTYPTLLWRQVVGAALAGRPVLDFPGPGGGPPVVVQMPAPPAGPEEPAGPAEPTPPALPRIAGLTAAPGPQPGSVNLAWQAEGGDVPTENLRFLVLRGTDADVPADDAHTLATVASSPYLDVLTQPGTYYYRVAAVDAATGTVGEPSAPVAVEVTLEEPGGQGPGDGAEPGDEREPDDGGGPGDDGGPALPGEDGEPVGGGPADPGNGGRPAEGEPDAPERDDGHPAQGEPDEPEGGSPPAEG; the protein is encoded by the coding sequence ATGCCGCGTGCCTCCAACGCACGGCAGAGACGGCCGAGAAAGACCAGGCTCTGGCTGCGCCGGGCGGTCCAGGGCGTAACCCTGCTGGTCGCCGCCTGGCTGCTCTACTGCGCAGGCTCCGCCGTATACCTCTTCTCGTCCCTGCCCGCCGCCGGGCTTCATCCCGGCCGGCCGTCGATGGTCTACGCCTTCGACGGCAGCGAGATCGGACCGCTCACCGGCGACGTCTACCGGGTGCCGGTGGACCTCGGCGAGCTGCCCGAGTACCTCCCCCGGGCCTTCGTCGCCTCGGAGGACAGGCGCTTCTACCAGCACCCCGGCGTCGACCTGCGGGGTATCGCCCGGGCCCTGCTGACCAACCTCCGGGCGCGCAGCATCATCGAGGGCGGCAGCACCATCACCCAGCAGGTGGTGAAGAACACCTTCCTCACCCCGCGCCAGACCCTGACCCGCAAGGTGCAGGAGGCCGTGCTGGCCCTGCTGCTGGAGACCCGGTACGAGAAGGACGAGATCCTGAGCCTGTACCTGAACCAGCTCTACATGGGCCACGGCACCTATGGCGTCGGCGCCGCCGCCCAGATTTACTTCAACAAAGACGCAAGGGATCTGACCCTCGGCGAGGCGGCGACGCTGGCGGGCATCGCCCCCGCCCCGGAAAGCTTCAGCCCGCTGCGGGACCCCGAGGCCGCCCGGGAGCGGCGGGACCTGGTGCTGGACCGGATGGTCGCGGCCGGATATCTGACGCCCGAGGAGGCGGACGCCGAGAAGGCCCGGCCGCTCAACGTGGTGCAGGGCGAACTGGAGCTGAACAACCCCTTTCCCTGGTACATGGACGAGGTCCGGGCGGAGCTGTTGGAACGGTACGGACTGGATCCCCAGGTCGTGGCGCTGATGGGGCTGGAGATCCACACCGGCCTGGACCCGGCGATGCAGCAGGCGGCCGAGGAGCGGCTGGCGGCCCGCATCTTCCCGGCCCACACCCCCGACGGCGTGGAGGCGGCCTTCGCGGCGGTGGACCCCCGCTCGGGCGAGGTGCGGGCCCTGGTGGGCGGCCGCGAGTACCCCCCCGGCGGCGGCCTGAACCGGGCCACCCGGGGCCGCATCTCCCCGGGCTCCACCCTGAAGCCGGTCCTCGTCTACGCGCCGGCCATCGAGTACGAGGGGCTGACGCCGGACAGCATCGTCGTGGACGAACCGTTGGACATCAACGGCTGGCAGCCGCAGAACTGGGACTTCCGGTTCCGGGGCGAGGTGACGCTGCGGGAGGCGGCCCGCCTCTCGCTGAACATCCCGGCCGTCCAGCTCCTGGACCGGGTCGGGGTCGAGCGGGCCAAGGCGTTCGCGGAGCGGCTGGGCATCCGCTTCGCCGAGGCCGACCGCGACCTGACCCTGGCACTGGGGGCCATGGCCGACGGGGTGAGCCCCCTGGAGATGGCGGGGGCGTACCAGGCGTTCGCCAACGGCGGGACCTACCGGGAACCCCACACCATCACCCGCGTGATGGCGACCGGCGCCGAGCTGAAGGGACGGTCCGCGGCCGTGCGGCGGGCCATGCGCCCTGAAACCGCGCACGCAGTCACCGACATCCTGCAGACGGTGGTCACGCAGGGAACCGGCACCGGCGCCCTGATCGGCCGGCCGATGGCGGGCAAGACCGGCTCCGTGGAACTGCCGCCGGACCCGGCCTTCGAGGGGCTCTCCGGCAACAGCGCGGCCTGGTTCGTCGGCTACACGCCCGACGTGGTGGCCTGCGTCTGGGTCGGCTATGACCGGGTGGATCCGGAGCACTACCTGCCCCCGGACGTGAACGGCTCCACCTACCCCACCCTGCTGTGGCGGCAGGTGGTGGGCGCAGCGCTGGCGGGCAGGCCGGTGCTGGACTTCCCCGGCCCCGGCGGCGGCCCGCCCGTGGTGGTGCAGATGCCGGCGCCGCCCGCCGGGCCGGAGGAGCCGGCCGGGCCAGCGGAACCGACCCCGCCCGCCCTGCCGCGCATCGCCGGGCTGACCGCCGCGCCCGGGCCGCAGCCCGGCTCGGTGAACCTGGCGTGGCAGGCCGAGGGCGGCGATGTCCCGACGGAGAACCTCCGGTTCCTGGTCCTGCGGGGGACCGACGCCGACGTGCCGGCGGACGACGCGCACACCCTCGCCACCGTGGCCTCTTCCCCCTACCTGGACGTGCTGACGCAGCCGGGCACTTACTACTACCGGGTCGCCGCCGTCGATGCAGCGACGGGGACCGTCGGCGAGCCCTCGGCGCCGGTTGCCGTGGAGGTCACGCTGGAGGAGCCCGGCGGCCAGGGCCCCGGCGACGGCGCTGAGCCGGGCGACGAACGGGAGCCCGACGACGGCGGTGGGCCCGGCGACGACGGGGGGCCGGCGCTGCCGGGCGAGGACGGTGAACCTGTCGGGGGCGGACCCGCGGACCCGGGGAACGGTGGCCGCCCCGCCGAGGGTGAACCTGACGCACCGGAGCGGGACGACGGTCACCCTGCGCAGGGTGAACCCGACGAACCGGAGGGTGGCAGCCCACCCGCCGAAGGATAG
- the mrdA gene encoding penicillin-binding protein 2: MRSEQKRVLILLGAVVLAIGVMGTRLYRLTVVEAAVWTSRAIAQNYIELPSFGPRGAIYDRDGRPLATSEPVYAALLYDQDPDHVAAILPELSKLLAEGDPVLAEGISEYVTERVRLHQKWGRQAEDLVIRSGLSHETVAEFIERQHEFPGVTIVTQSVRRYPNGKVAGNVIGYVQPISEEQLESEQFKGYHPDSVVGKDGIELAYEAVLQGRTGKRVKAVDPAGRPLGLVEEVDPEPGYDLTLTLDLDLQRAAEQALAGNVEWIKAQNDPEAQPIRASLIALDVKTGAVLAMAQVPSYDPNLFIKAMTVGLSAQEYNESVNIPGSPLINWSIQGFAPGSTYKMGVGLAGVSTGVIGPYETVHCNTTYFRDPTRKNWYPVDQGHLALDMALAQSCNPYFYEIGHRLGIDGLAEYLTQFGFGQRTGIDLPFEDPGLLPTQASYGDRWQPGHVYSVAIGQGDVLVTPLQLAVYASTIANRGVRYEPYLVEEIRSSTGEVVRRHEPVVAGTVEAPEEAWRQVFEGMRKGGAHPLGTAYWVFQDFPIPVAVKTGSAETGKAYADAITVAFAPIDDPQIAVAVFVEGGAHGSWVAPSARAVFAAYFGIEDKGPARINKAD, encoded by the coding sequence GTGCGGAGCGAGCAGAAGCGCGTGCTCATCCTGCTGGGCGCCGTGGTCCTGGCGATCGGCGTGATGGGCACCCGGCTCTACCGTCTGACGGTGGTGGAGGCGGCGGTCTGGACAAGCCGGGCCATCGCCCAGAACTACATCGAGCTGCCCAGCTTCGGGCCGCGGGGCGCCATCTACGATCGGGACGGCCGGCCGCTGGCGACCAGCGAGCCGGTCTATGCCGCGCTCCTGTACGACCAGGATCCCGACCACGTGGCGGCGATCCTGCCGGAGCTGAGCAAGCTGCTGGCCGAGGGCGACCCCGTCCTGGCCGAGGGGATCAGCGAGTATGTGACCGAGCGGGTGCGGCTGCATCAGAAGTGGGGCCGCCAGGCCGAGGACCTGGTGATCCGGTCAGGGCTCTCCCATGAGACCGTGGCCGAGTTCATCGAGCGGCAGCACGAGTTCCCCGGGGTCACCATCGTCACCCAGTCGGTGCGCCGTTACCCCAACGGCAAGGTGGCCGGCAACGTGATCGGCTACGTCCAGCCCATCTCCGAGGAGCAGCTGGAGAGCGAGCAGTTCAAGGGCTATCACCCGGACTCGGTGGTCGGCAAGGACGGCATCGAGCTGGCCTACGAGGCCGTGCTGCAGGGGCGCACCGGCAAGCGGGTGAAGGCGGTTGACCCCGCGGGCCGGCCGCTGGGGCTGGTGGAGGAGGTCGACCCGGAGCCGGGGTACGATCTCACCCTGACCCTGGACCTGGACCTGCAGCGGGCGGCGGAGCAGGCCCTGGCCGGCAACGTGGAGTGGATCAAGGCGCAGAACGATCCGGAGGCCCAGCCGATCCGGGCGTCCCTGATCGCGCTGGACGTGAAGACCGGCGCCGTGCTGGCCATGGCCCAGGTGCCCAGCTACGATCCGAACCTCTTCATCAAGGCGATGACGGTGGGGCTCTCGGCGCAGGAGTACAACGAGAGCGTGAACATCCCCGGCTCGCCGCTCATCAACTGGTCGATCCAGGGCTTTGCGCCGGGCAGCACCTACAAGATGGGCGTCGGACTCGCCGGCGTGAGCACCGGCGTGATCGGCCCGTACGAGACGGTGCACTGCAACACCACGTACTTCCGGGACCCCACCCGGAAGAACTGGTACCCCGTGGACCAGGGGCACCTGGCCCTGGACATGGCCCTGGCGCAGTCGTGCAACCCGTACTTCTACGAGATCGGCCACCGGCTGGGCATCGACGGCCTGGCCGAGTACCTGACGCAGTTCGGCTTCGGCCAGAGGACCGGCATTGACCTGCCGTTCGAGGACCCCGGCCTGCTGCCCACCCAGGCGTCCTACGGCGACCGGTGGCAGCCCGGCCACGTCTACTCGGTGGCCATCGGCCAGGGCGACGTGCTGGTCACGCCGCTGCAGCTGGCCGTGTACGCCTCCACCATCGCCAACCGGGGCGTGCGGTACGAGCCTTACCTGGTGGAGGAGATCCGCAGCAGCACCGGCGAGGTGGTCCGGCGGCACGAGCCGGTGGTGGCGGGCACCGTGGAGGCGCCTGAGGAGGCCTGGCGGCAGGTCTTCGAGGGCATGCGCAAGGGCGGCGCGCACCCGCTGGGCACGGCCTACTGGGTGTTCCAGGACTTCCCGATCCCGGTGGCCGTCAAGACCGGTTCGGCCGAGACGGGCAAGGCGTACGCGGACGCGATCACGGTCGCCTTCGCCCCCATCGACGATCCCCAGATCGCGGTGGCGGTCTTCGTCGAGGGCGGCGCCCACGGCTCGTGGGTGGCCCCGTCGGCCCGGGCGGTCTTCGCCGCGTACTTCGGGATCGAGGACAAGGGCCCGGCCCGCATCAACAAGGCCGACTGA
- a CDS encoding M23 family metallopeptidase: MHLPTSALRRRVFATALAALVVSGVGVAARPHSAPATAPNQAGPDDATAGAIPEGFYGPALPVGAEAVALQKAAPAAAAQAQPEQEEEQSKPKVITYTVVEGDTIEDIAHRYGVSTETLLYINDMYADDILHIGQELLIPTMDALVYTVVEGDTMWGVADAFDADFDAIVAANPDVNADALQPGDLLFVPGGTPPSRRTMVASRGGSRTPAATGTFDIWPVWGGVTDWFGWRVHPVTGVWHLHDGIDLDAPTGTPVAAVASGTVTTAGWLGGYGYAVKVDHGDGIMTMYAHLSQVAVSVGEWVETGEIIGYSGSTGNSTGPHLHFTVLVWGEPVDPWGWLP, translated from the coding sequence TTGCACCTCCCTACCTCTGCATTACGTCGGCGTGTATTCGCCACCGCCCTGGCCGCGCTGGTGGTCAGCGGCGTCGGCGTGGCCGCCCGCCCGCACTCGGCGCCCGCCACGGCGCCGAATCAGGCCGGGCCTGACGATGCAACCGCAGGGGCGATCCCCGAGGGGTTCTACGGTCCCGCCCTGCCGGTGGGCGCCGAGGCCGTCGCCCTGCAGAAGGCGGCTCCGGCCGCCGCGGCGCAGGCCCAACCGGAACAGGAGGAAGAGCAGTCCAAGCCCAAGGTGATCACCTACACCGTGGTCGAGGGCGACACGATTGAGGACATTGCCCATCGGTACGGCGTGTCCACCGAGACCCTGCTTTACATCAACGACATGTACGCGGATGACATCCTGCACATCGGGCAGGAGCTTCTGATCCCGACCATGGACGCCCTGGTCTACACCGTGGTCGAGGGCGATACGATGTGGGGCGTGGCCGACGCGTTCGACGCCGACTTCGACGCGATCGTGGCCGCCAACCCCGACGTGAACGCCGACGCCCTGCAGCCGGGCGACCTCCTGTTCGTGCCCGGCGGCACGCCGCCGTCGCGGCGCACCATGGTGGCCAGCCGCGGCGGCTCCCGCACCCCTGCGGCCACCGGCACCTTCGACATCTGGCCGGTCTGGGGCGGCGTCACCGACTGGTTCGGCTGGCGGGTCCACCCCGTCACCGGCGTCTGGCACCTGCACGACGGCATCGACCTCGACGCGCCCACGGGCACCCCGGTGGCGGCGGTGGCGTCGGGCACCGTGACCACCGCCGGCTGGCTGGGCGGATATGGCTACGCGGTCAAGGTGGACCATGGCGACGGGATCATGACCATGTACGCGCACCTGAGCCAGGTCGCCGTCTCCGTCGGCGAGTGGGTGGAGACGGGCGAGATCATCGGTTACTCCGGCAGCACGGGCAATTCCACCGGGCCGCACCTTCACTTCACCGTCCTCGTCTGGGGCGAGCCGGTGGATCCGTGGGGGTGGCTGCCCTAG
- a CDS encoding YigZ family protein, producing the protein MSYRTVAGRGQAEIVIKKSRFIAHVAPVASEEAAWAFINEIRAAHSDATHNCFAFTAGAVQRMSDDGEPSGTAGRPIFEVLEKQGLSDTAIVVTRYFGGILLGAGGLVRAYSQAAAAGVEAAGVAEALPAVDLRVRVDYALLGRVQYLLQQHGALTLQTDFGQEVVIVFRVLETDRDRVTAELAEASAGRIAVEPVGTALVGPDLQPIHRQ; encoded by the coding sequence GTGTCGTATCGCACGGTGGCCGGCCGCGGTCAGGCTGAGATCGTCATCAAGAAGTCGCGCTTCATCGCCCACGTGGCCCCGGTCGCCTCGGAGGAGGCGGCATGGGCCTTTATCAACGAGATCCGCGCGGCCCATTCGGACGCGACGCACAACTGCTTCGCCTTCACCGCCGGCGCCGTCCAGCGCATGTCCGACGACGGCGAGCCCAGCGGAACGGCCGGGCGCCCCATCTTCGAGGTCCTGGAGAAGCAGGGGCTGTCCGACACCGCCATCGTGGTCACCCGCTACTTCGGCGGGATCCTGCTGGGGGCCGGCGGGCTGGTGCGCGCCTATTCCCAGGCGGCCGCGGCGGGCGTGGAGGCGGCCGGCGTGGCCGAGGCGCTCCCCGCCGTGGACCTGCGGGTGCGGGTGGACTATGCGCTGCTGGGCAGGGTGCAGTACCTGCTGCAGCAGCACGGGGCGCTGACCCTGCAGACCGACTTCGGCCAGGAGGTCGTGATCGTCTTCCGGGTGCTGGAGACCGACCGCGACCGCGTGACAGCGGAGCTGGCGGAGGCGTCTGCGGGCCGGATCGCCGTCGAGCCGGTTGGCACCGCGCTGGTGGGGCCCGACCTGCAGCCGATCCATCGGCAATAG